In the genome of Prinia subflava isolate CZ2003 ecotype Zambia chromosome 26, Cam_Psub_1.2, whole genome shotgun sequence, one region contains:
- the LOC134562205 gene encoding serine/threonine-protein kinase pim-1-like gives MLRGPEVRCALRAAGRTPSLFSYSGSSSSSSTSTTPLPPISPDRGRCSTGVWEQMPGDAQPGPLEGRSGAVPGPGPSADSRVSPAGKAQQALQEQYRLGSLLGHGGFGSVWAATRLSDRAPVAIKRVPRNRVRHWGELPNGTSAPLEIVLLHKVSTGFPGVVQLLEWLELPKDIIIIMERPERCQDLQHFIRARRFLCEEVARELFRQVLEAVRHCTSCGALHRDLKPENILLDLATGQAKLIDFGCGTYLQDTAYTHFAGTPSYSPPEWNQFGWYYGQPATVWSLGILLHQMVCGEHPFRRGHKISWDHQLSLPPRLSQECQDVIRRCLSMLDVDRPSVEDLFSHPWMQDSHLP, from the exons ATGCTGCGGGGGCCGGAGGTGCGGTGCGCTCTGCGAGCCGCTGGTCGAACTCCGTCGCTCTTTTCCTATtccggctcctcctcctcctcctccaccagcaCGACCCCCCTTCCCCCGATTTCCCCGGACCGCGGCCGCTGCAGCACCGGCGTTTGG GAGCAAAtgcctggggatgcccagcccgggccgctcgaggggcgctcgggggccgttcctggccccgggccgagcgctgacAGCCGCGTCTCGCCGGCAGGGAAGGCGCAGCAGGCCCTCCAGGAGCAGTACCGCCTGGGTTCGCTGCTGGGGCACGGCGGCTTCGGCAGCGTCTGGGCGGCCACACGGCTCTCAGACCGTGCCCCG GTGGCCATCAAAAGGGTGCCACGGAACCGTGTCCGGCATTGGggtgagctg cccaacgGCACCAGCGCACCACTGGAGAtcgtgctgctgcacaaggtctccactggcttccctggtgtcgtccagctgctggagtggctggagctccccaaagacatcattatcatcatggaGCGCCCGGAGCGGTGTCAGGACCTCCAGCACTTCATTCGGGCACGGCGGTTCCTGTGCGAGGAGGTGGCGCGGGAGCTGTtccgccaggtgctggaggccgtgcggcactgcaccagctgcgggGCCCTGCACCGCGACCTCAAGCCAGAGAACATCCTGCTTGACCTGGCCACCGGGCAGGCCAAATTGATTGATTTTGGCTGTGGCACCTACCTACAAGACACAGCCTATACTCACTTTGCAG GAACACCGTCATACAGCCCCCCGGAATGGAACCAGTTTGGCTGGTACTATGGACAGCCAGCTACCGTCtggtccctgggcatcctgctgcaccagatggTGTGTGGGGAGCACCCTTTCAGGAGGGGCCACAAGATCAGCTGGGACCATCAGCTCTCGCTGCCACCACGGCTCTCTCAAG AGTGCCAAGATGTCATCCGGCGGTGTTTATCCATGCTGGATGTGGACCGGCCTTCAGTAGAAGACCTGTTCAGTCATCCCTGGATGCAGGATAGTCATCTGCCatag